In Streptomyces sp. NBC_00569, a single genomic region encodes these proteins:
- a CDS encoding YajQ family cyclic di-GMP-binding protein, translated as MADSSFDIVSKVERQEVDNALNQAAKEISQRYDFKNVGASISWSGEKILMEANSEDRVNAILDVFQTKLVKRGISLKALDAGEPQLSGKEYKIFASIEEGISQDNAKKVAKIIRDEGPKGVKAQVQGEELRVSSKSRDDLQAVQALLKGQDFDFALQFVNYR; from the coding sequence ATGGCCGACTCCAGTTTCGACATCGTCTCGAAGGTCGAGCGGCAGGAGGTCGACAACGCCCTCAACCAGGCCGCCAAGGAGATCTCGCAGCGCTACGACTTCAAGAACGTCGGCGCCTCGATCTCGTGGTCCGGCGAGAAGATCCTGATGGAGGCGAACTCCGAGGACCGCGTCAACGCGATCCTCGACGTCTTCCAGACCAAGCTGGTCAAGCGCGGGATCTCACTGAAGGCGCTGGACGCCGGGGAGCCGCAGCTCTCCGGCAAGGAGTACAAGATCTTCGCCTCCATCGAGGAGGGCATCTCGCAGGACAACGCCAAGAAGGTCGCCAAGATCATCCGTGACGAGGGCCCCAAGGGCGTCAAGGCGCAGGTCCAGGGCGAGGAGCTGCGGGTCAGCTCGAAGAGCCGCGACGACCTCCAGGCCGTGCAGGCACTGCTGAAGGGCCAGGACTTCGACTTCGCGCTGCAGTTCGTGAACTACCGGTAG
- a CDS encoding NAD(P)H-binding protein produces MRIVIAGGHGQIALRLERLLAARGDEVAGVIRRAEQADDLREAGAEPLVCDLESASVEEVAGLLEGADAAVFAAGAGPGSTAGRKDTVDRAAAVLFADAAERAGVRRYVVVSSMGADPAHQGDEVFDAYLRAKGEADASVRARTGLDWTILRPGMLTNDAGTGLVRLEASTGRGPVPRDDVAAVLAELVETPATAGLTLELISGSAPVTVAVKSVAGN; encoded by the coding sequence ATGCGCATTGTCATCGCTGGGGGTCATGGTCAGATCGCGCTGCGGCTCGAGCGTCTGCTCGCCGCACGCGGAGACGAGGTCGCGGGTGTCATCCGCCGTGCCGAGCAGGCTGACGACCTGCGGGAGGCCGGGGCCGAGCCCCTTGTGTGCGACCTGGAATCAGCGTCAGTGGAGGAGGTCGCCGGGCTTCTGGAGGGCGCGGACGCGGCGGTGTTCGCGGCCGGCGCGGGGCCCGGCAGCACGGCCGGGCGCAAGGACACGGTGGACCGCGCCGCGGCCGTGCTGTTCGCGGACGCCGCGGAGCGGGCCGGGGTGCGGCGGTACGTCGTGGTGTCGTCGATGGGCGCGGACCCGGCCCATCAGGGGGACGAGGTCTTCGACGCGTATCTGCGGGCGAAGGGCGAGGCGGACGCGTCCGTACGGGCCCGGACCGGACTCGACTGGACGATCCTGCGTCCCGGGATGCTCACGAACGATGCGGGCACCGGACTCGTACGCCTGGAGGCGTCCACCGGGCGGGGTCCGGTGCCGCGGGACGACGTGGCGGCGGTGCTCGCGGAGCTGGTGGAGACGCCCGCCACCGCGGGGCTGACGCTGGAGCTGATCTCCGGGTCGGCGCCGGTGACGGTGGCGGTCAAGTCGGTCGCGGGAAACTGA
- the nadE gene encoding ammonia-dependent NAD(+) synthetase, which yields MSESASNGLQQEIARELQVAETFEAEREIERRVAFLTERLTSTGLRSLVLGISGGVDSTTAGRLCQLAVERARAAGHEARFYAMRLPYGVQADEHDAQLALSFIRADQVLTVDIRPASDAALEASLAADVSFRDEGHQDFVHGNIKARQRMIAQYAVAGAHNGLVVGTDHAAEAVSGFFTKFGDGAADLVPLTGLTKRRVRAVADALGAPAELVWKVPTADLETLDPGKADEDALGVTYDDIDDFLEGKPVDGRAFETIVHRYRLTDHKRQLPIAP from the coding sequence GTGAGCGAGTCGGCGTCCAACGGCCTGCAGCAGGAGATCGCCAGGGAGCTCCAGGTCGCCGAGACCTTCGAGGCCGAGCGTGAGATCGAACGCCGGGTGGCCTTCCTCACCGAACGGCTGACCTCCACCGGGCTGCGCTCCCTCGTGCTCGGCATCAGCGGCGGTGTCGACTCCACCACCGCCGGCCGGCTGTGCCAGCTCGCCGTCGAGCGGGCCCGGGCCGCCGGACACGAGGCGCGGTTCTACGCGATGCGGCTGCCCTACGGGGTCCAGGCCGACGAGCACGACGCCCAGCTCGCGCTCTCCTTCATCCGGGCCGACCAGGTGCTGACCGTGGACATCAGGCCCGCCAGCGACGCCGCGCTCGAGGCCTCGCTGGCCGCGGACGTGAGCTTCCGCGACGAGGGTCACCAGGACTTCGTGCACGGCAACATCAAGGCCCGGCAGCGCATGATCGCCCAATACGCGGTGGCCGGCGCGCACAACGGCCTGGTCGTCGGCACGGACCACGCCGCCGAGGCGGTCTCCGGCTTCTTCACCAAGTTCGGCGACGGTGCCGCCGACCTCGTCCCGCTGACCGGCCTGACCAAGCGCCGGGTGCGCGCCGTCGCGGACGCGCTGGGTGCGCCCGCCGAGCTGGTGTGGAAGGTCCCGACGGCCGACCTGGAGACCCTCGACCCGGGCAAGGCCGACGAGGACGCGCTCGGGGTCACCTACGACGACATCGACGACTTCCTGGAGGGCAAGCCGGTGGACGGGCGGGCCTTCGAGACGATCGTCCACCGCTACCGCCTCACCGACCACAAGCGCCAACTCCCCATCGCCCCCTAG
- a CDS encoding tetratricopeptide repeat protein encodes MTSDPGRLACPLPRCRAVNSATAETCRSCATPLRAWARMRAHPARLFNAGLEAARSGRTATARDHFAAVVHWCPGDAEARSALALACLLLDDPEEARDHWRQVLTRRPNDATALKGLAHLDSRLTESPESAESSTPPQNPQHPQNPKPPKPPEKEPATTE; translated from the coding sequence GTGACGTCGGACCCGGGCCGGCTGGCCTGCCCGCTGCCGCGCTGCCGGGCCGTCAACAGCGCGACGGCGGAGACCTGCCGGTCCTGCGCCACCCCGCTGCGCGCGTGGGCGCGCATGAGGGCCCACCCGGCGAGGCTCTTCAACGCGGGTCTCGAGGCGGCCAGGTCGGGCCGCACGGCCACCGCGCGCGACCACTTCGCCGCCGTCGTCCACTGGTGCCCCGGCGACGCCGAGGCCCGCAGCGCCCTCGCGCTGGCCTGCCTCCTCCTGGATGACCCGGAGGAGGCCCGCGACCACTGGCGCCAGGTCCTCACCCGCCGCCCGAACGACGCGACGGCGCTGAAGGGCCTGGCCCACCTGGACTCCCGGCTTACGGAGAGTCCGGAGTCCGCGGAGTCTTCGACGCCCCCGCAGAATCCGCAGCATCCGCAGAATCCGAAGCCGCCGAAGCCTCCGGAGAAGGAGCCTGCAACGACTGAATGA
- a CDS encoding Hsp70 family protein gives MSQQIVSKAVGIDLGTTNSAVAVMNPSDSDIVIHRDPVSKSYTTPSCVWRSPVGGELVVGRKAFARKGSTPEPVTSVKRLMGSRTTVDLAGEEYTPAQVSAAILAEMKRRIETDVAAFDSPDVRWIVDRAVVTVPAYFDQPQIDATRKAAEQAGLEVLGLLHEPTAAASHYCWRTTTRNGTFLVYDLGGGTFDVSVLRCTEGTFEVLGISGNNRLGGDDIDEAFARHLQKMLQADGYALDLDPENDPEDRLRFSQLKILAEGAKKALTDQPDYMLRDTGRLTDQEKRPVVIDALLERPELDDIARPLIERTFAYCDEALRRAGERAGITLADVDHIILAGGSTHMPLVREMVTQELCANPAPGSDRQVRAACEAPVVEHADTAVALGAAVRAAAVGGLAVYDEARTVRVSFHGFAATGSEATHVGGTVQALADGLDLSGGRVHLTTTGFEDEADLSEEGAFAFTQVPVQPDAESLLTFEVYDAEGDVVATAGRALAHSARPGGGGGGAAITAKSVLLEVDLGDGRTGRRELIPAMQQLPFEADFDFGHPGREQVELRLFQQAVPIQVIKVVVPSSTPRGTAIRMNVAMQEDASITVRGSIGEDTTFDALLEVPVDPPMPDASVVEELYHRFEENVGYLATGPQTVVRAKWTKARRAFEEARGRGDVAAAVHEFRELEEIVAVLGEADQELQPPKREFDSLVDDCLRLHAHLSESGPAGDKPFDGPEVIRAIEAQRAEGERAHAAGDQRRYGEAIAQLQGHFTYLRGLLRSTSGGELSPQERAEGLLRFGFQRAEELSRVAVATGRTAEERDLTDVRNRLEQLVPLLATNPEQVGQDAGKLVARLRQLGQILLTERAEAVGIPVDNPGNRSAGGNW, from the coding sequence ATGAGCCAGCAGATCGTCAGCAAGGCCGTAGGCATCGACCTCGGCACGACCAACAGCGCCGTAGCCGTGATGAACCCCTCCGACAGCGACATCGTGATCCACCGCGATCCGGTCTCGAAGTCGTACACGACGCCCAGCTGCGTCTGGCGCAGCCCGGTCGGCGGTGAACTGGTCGTGGGCCGCAAGGCGTTCGCCCGCAAGGGCAGCACCCCGGAGCCGGTCACGTCGGTGAAACGCCTGATGGGCAGCCGTACGACCGTCGACCTGGCCGGCGAGGAGTACACCCCTGCGCAGGTCTCGGCGGCGATCCTGGCCGAGATGAAGCGCCGGATCGAGACGGACGTGGCGGCGTTCGACAGCCCGGACGTCCGCTGGATCGTCGACCGGGCCGTGGTGACCGTGCCGGCCTACTTCGACCAGCCGCAGATCGACGCGACCCGCAAGGCCGCCGAGCAGGCCGGGCTCGAAGTCCTCGGCCTGCTCCACGAGCCGACCGCCGCCGCCAGTCACTACTGCTGGCGCACCACCACCCGTAACGGCACCTTCCTCGTGTACGACCTCGGCGGCGGCACCTTCGACGTCAGCGTCCTGCGCTGCACGGAGGGCACCTTCGAGGTGCTCGGCATCAGCGGCAACAACCGCCTGGGCGGCGACGACATCGACGAGGCCTTCGCCCGCCATCTCCAGAAGATGCTCCAGGCGGACGGCTACGCCCTCGACCTCGACCCCGAGAACGACCCCGAGGACCGGCTCCGCTTCAGCCAGCTGAAGATCCTCGCGGAGGGCGCGAAGAAGGCGCTCACGGACCAGCCCGACTACATGCTCCGCGACACCGGGCGCCTCACCGACCAGGAGAAGCGGCCGGTCGTCATCGACGCGCTCCTGGAGCGGCCCGAACTGGACGACATCGCCCGCCCGTTGATCGAGCGGACCTTCGCCTACTGCGACGAGGCCCTGCGGCGCGCCGGGGAGCGGGCCGGCATCACACTCGCCGACGTCGACCACATCATCCTGGCGGGCGGCTCGACCCATATGCCGCTGGTCAGGGAGATGGTGACGCAGGAACTCTGCGCGAACCCCGCGCCCGGCTCCGACCGCCAGGTCCGCGCTGCCTGCGAGGCGCCGGTCGTCGAGCACGCCGACACGGCCGTCGCGCTGGGCGCCGCGGTGCGCGCGGCGGCCGTCGGCGGCCTCGCCGTCTATGACGAGGCCCGTACCGTACGCGTCTCGTTCCACGGCTTCGCCGCCACGGGCTCCGAGGCCACCCACGTCGGCGGCACTGTCCAGGCACTCGCCGACGGCCTCGACCTCTCCGGCGGCCGTGTCCACCTCACCACCACCGGCTTCGAGGACGAGGCGGACCTCTCCGAGGAGGGCGCCTTCGCCTTCACCCAGGTCCCGGTGCAGCCGGACGCGGAGAGCCTGCTCACCTTCGAGGTGTACGACGCCGAGGGCGACGTGGTCGCCACGGCGGGCCGCGCGCTCGCCCACAGCGCGCGGCCTGGCGGCGGCGGGGGAGGAGCGGCCATCACGGCCAAGTCGGTCCTCCTGGAGGTGGACCTGGGCGACGGGCGCACCGGCCGCCGCGAACTGATCCCGGCCATGCAGCAGCTGCCCTTCGAGGCCGACTTCGACTTCGGGCACCCCGGCCGGGAGCAGGTCGAGCTGCGGCTGTTCCAGCAGGCCGTACCGATCCAGGTGATCAAGGTCGTGGTCCCCTCGTCGACGCCGCGGGGGACGGCGATCCGAATGAACGTGGCCATGCAGGAGGACGCGTCCATCACCGTCCGCGGCTCGATCGGCGAGGACACCACCTTCGACGCCCTGCTCGAAGTGCCGGTCGACCCGCCGATGCCCGACGCGTCCGTGGTCGAGGAGCTCTACCACCGCTTCGAGGAGAACGTCGGCTATCTCGCGACGGGCCCGCAGACCGTGGTCCGCGCCAAGTGGACCAAGGCCCGCCGCGCTTTCGAGGAGGCCCGCGGCCGGGGCGACGTGGCGGCGGCGGTGCACGAGTTCCGCGAGCTGGAGGAGATCGTGGCCGTCCTGGGCGAGGCCGACCAGGAACTCCAGCCGCCCAAGAGGGAGTTCGACTCCCTGGTCGACGACTGCCTGCGGCTGCACGCCCATCTCTCCGAGTCGGGACCGGCGGGCGACAAGCCGTTCGACGGCCCCGAGGTGATCCGCGCGATCGAGGCCCAGCGCGCCGAGGGCGAACGCGCCCACGCCGCCGGTGACCAGCGCAGGTACGGCGAGGCGATCGCCCAGCTGCAGGGCCACTTCACCTACCTGAGGGGGCTGCTGCGCTCCACCTCGGGCGGGGAGCTCTCGCCGCAGGAGCGCGCCGAGGGCCTGCTGCGCTTCGGCTTCCAGCGGGCGGAGGAACTGAGCCGGGTCGCCGTGGCCACCGGCAGGACCGCGGAGGAACGCGACCTGACCGACGTCAGGAACCGGCTGGAGCAGCTCGTGCCCCTCCTCGCCACGAACCCGGAGCAGGTGGGCCAGGACGCGGGCAAGCTGGTCGCACGGCTGCGCCAGCTCGGCCAGATCCTGCTCACCGAACGGGCCGAGGCCGTCGGCATCCCGGTCGACAACCCCGGGAACCGGTCCGCAGGGGGGAACTGGTGA
- a CDS encoding calcium-binding protein, whose protein sequence is MFLRRGAGAAGERQRPVRRAAVLLATVALPAALVVPTATPAAAAVPVTVTFNAGADQPFTVPSGVTQLSVTATGAAGQNGSSGGAGGNGATVTGNVTVPPSTTTLYVNVGTGGGAGGGVVGFPGGAGGGSSDVRTCNSANVSCVLTGVPGTDPRLIVAGGGGGGGTGVPGGQVPEATGGNAGNTGGAGGERTNSGRGGGGGTQTAGGAAGAACPSIGTSGTPGTGGAGGTGGGGFGAGGGGGGWFGGGGGGGCNIITSGASPSGGPGGGGGASNRVPTGGTSAPAAGPAQVTITYEPAPPTCATATATITGTNGNNLLVGTPGNDVIFALGGNDVVDGRGGNDLICGGDGNDVLSGGDGNDRIEGGNGTDNLNGNNGNDALFGGPGNDALFGGTGTNTNDGGPGSNACFNPSTGPGCF, encoded by the coding sequence ATGTTCCTTCGACGTGGCGCGGGAGCCGCGGGTGAGCGGCAGCGCCCGGTCCGGCGTGCTGCCGTCCTGCTCGCCACGGTGGCGCTGCCGGCGGCACTGGTGGTGCCCACGGCCACGCCCGCTGCTGCGGCGGTGCCCGTGACGGTCACCTTCAACGCGGGCGCCGACCAGCCCTTCACCGTCCCGTCCGGCGTCACCCAACTGTCCGTCACCGCCACCGGCGCCGCGGGCCAGAACGGGTCCAGCGGCGGCGCAGGCGGCAACGGCGCCACCGTCACCGGCAACGTCACCGTGCCGCCGAGCACCACCACCCTCTATGTCAACGTCGGCACCGGCGGCGGCGCCGGCGGCGGAGTGGTGGGTTTCCCGGGCGGTGCGGGCGGCGGTTCCAGCGATGTCCGCACCTGCAACTCGGCCAACGTCAGCTGTGTCCTGACCGGCGTCCCCGGCACCGACCCCCGCCTCATCGTCGCGGGCGGCGGAGGCGGCGGCGGAACCGGCGTCCCCGGAGGCCAGGTCCCGGAGGCCACCGGCGGAAACGCCGGAAACACCGGGGGTGCCGGCGGCGAGAGAACGAACAGCGGCCGCGGCGGCGGCGGCGGAACCCAGACAGCCGGCGGCGCGGCCGGAGCCGCATGCCCCTCCATCGGTACATCCGGCACTCCGGGCACCGGCGGTGCGGGCGGCACCGGCGGAGGCGGCTTCGGGGCCGGCGGAGGCGGGGGCGGCTGGTTCGGTGGAGGCGGCGGCGGCGGCTGCAACATCATCACGAGTGGCGCCTCTCCCAGCGGCGGTCCCGGTGGCGGCGGTGGTGCGTCGAACCGCGTCCCCACGGGTGGTACCTCCGCTCCTGCCGCGGGGCCGGCCCAGGTGACCATCACCTACGAGCCGGCGCCCCCCACCTGCGCGACCGCCACGGCCACCATCACCGGTACCAACGGCAACAACCTCCTGGTCGGCACTCCCGGCAATGACGTGATCTTCGCTCTCGGCGGCAACGACGTGGTCGACGGCCGCGGTGGCAACGACCTCATCTGCGGCGGCGACGGCAACGACGTGCTGTCCGGCGGCGACGGCAACGACCGCATCGAAGGCGGCAACGGCACCGACAACCTGAACGGCAACAACGGCAACGACGCCCTCTTCGGCGGTCCCGGCAACGACGCCCTCTTCGGCGGCACCGGCACCAACACCAACGACGGCGGCCCCGGCTCCAACGCCTGCTTCAACCCCTCCACCGGACCCGGCTGCTTCTAA
- a CDS encoding CHAT domain-containing protein: MTTLDVRTSAHGPGRTQYAYGLKSGGGSVVGPLEQEHAVDVSQDLVKDLCKDIDEALKDTRDDDPTLGRVLRQKGRLLFNSLFPRSGSGEMVRQLKESTGSLLVSTNESLVPWELLHDGESFLGLVHELGRRSVVSRPVVGGRECTQVRRALIVGDTLGDLPSAREETERISAWLEGHGVACTVLIGRDATLVRVIQELAEDEEPYDLFHYSGHVSGVSGAAGLMVHNRKLIDMDALQPLAGLGAPPVVFINGCASADPALEPASRALAEASLTMSACMSFMVMGAKTVVGTRTPVGDASALRFAEAFYGQLQEQITAGAAMRQARADLEQRADWAWASFVLYGDPEVRISTAAEPAPPPPAAPERPEFTPEAAELLRKTREFAAVRGLVTSVDLLMALLEDEEVRERAAARIGAQRMDLLAKVLREIQGQTPRGSGTQAGSSSASLTAVNGHRPRIGLSGTVSRVLDGAEARAQEAGRDIGVDDISLAFLATGGGSCAELLQLVGVAPERLLLPHSEAPAQGDDERVDIGALDPRAAAAVQCARLLASVQRKKISTYMMLRAFGVVGSEALRGALAAQGEDGAAAFRKLAGLGNPKPREFSSRTLSKVQEACREAQEPVDEQTLLIAMLTDEDSTARTMLRRLGVAPDLVIQSLQAPSPEASAASDSADAADSAGASKTPRTPDSP, encoded by the coding sequence ATGACCACCCTCGACGTGCGCACCTCGGCGCACGGTCCGGGGCGCACCCAGTACGCGTACGGGCTGAAGTCCGGTGGCGGGTCCGTGGTGGGGCCGCTGGAGCAGGAGCATGCCGTCGATGTCAGCCAGGACCTGGTCAAGGACCTGTGCAAGGACATCGACGAGGCGCTCAAGGACACCCGTGACGACGATCCGACGCTGGGCAGAGTGCTCAGACAGAAGGGGAGGCTCCTCTTCAACTCGCTCTTTCCGCGCTCCGGTTCGGGCGAGATGGTGCGCCAGCTGAAGGAGTCGACGGGATCGCTCCTGGTCAGCACGAACGAGTCCCTGGTGCCGTGGGAACTGCTGCACGACGGAGAGAGCTTCCTCGGTCTCGTGCACGAGCTCGGCCGGCGGTCCGTCGTCAGCAGACCGGTGGTGGGCGGGCGCGAGTGCACACAGGTGCGGCGGGCCCTGATCGTCGGGGACACCCTGGGGGATCTGCCGTCGGCCCGTGAGGAGACCGAGCGGATCAGCGCCTGGCTGGAGGGGCACGGCGTCGCGTGCACCGTCCTCATCGGGCGGGACGCGACCCTGGTCCGGGTGATCCAGGAACTGGCCGAGGACGAGGAGCCGTACGACCTCTTCCACTACTCGGGGCATGTGTCCGGGGTATCCGGGGCCGCCGGGCTCATGGTGCACAACCGGAAGCTGATCGACATGGACGCACTCCAGCCCCTGGCCGGGCTCGGGGCGCCCCCCGTCGTCTTCATCAACGGCTGCGCGTCCGCCGACCCCGCGCTCGAACCGGCCTCGCGCGCGCTCGCCGAGGCCTCGCTCACCATGAGCGCCTGCATGTCCTTCATGGTCATGGGGGCCAAGACCGTCGTCGGTACCCGGACGCCGGTCGGGGACGCGAGCGCGCTGCGCTTCGCCGAGGCCTTCTACGGCCAGCTCCAGGAACAGATCACGGCCGGGGCCGCGATGCGGCAGGCGCGGGCCGATCTGGAGCAGCGGGCGGACTGGGCCTGGGCGTCGTTCGTGCTCTACGGGGATCCCGAGGTGCGGATCTCCACCGCGGCCGAGCCCGCCCCACCGCCGCCCGCCGCGCCGGAGCGGCCCGAGTTCACCCCCGAGGCCGCCGAACTCCTGCGCAAGACACGGGAGTTCGCCGCCGTACGCGGCCTGGTCACCTCCGTCGATCTGCTGATGGCCCTGCTCGAGGACGAGGAGGTACGGGAACGGGCCGCCGCGCGGATCGGGGCCCAGCGCATGGATCTGCTGGCCAAGGTGCTGCGCGAGATCCAGGGGCAGACACCGCGCGGGAGCGGTACCCAGGCCGGGTCGAGCAGCGCGTCGCTCACCGCGGTGAACGGGCACCGGCCGCGGATCGGGCTGTCCGGCACCGTGAGCCGGGTCCTCGACGGGGCCGAGGCGCGGGCCCAGGAGGCCGGGCGGGACATCGGCGTCGACGACATCTCCCTGGCGTTCCTCGCGACGGGCGGCGGGAGCTGCGCCGAGCTGTTGCAGCTCGTCGGGGTCGCACCCGAGCGGCTGCTGCTGCCGCACTCGGAGGCGCCCGCGCAGGGCGACGACGAGCGCGTGGACATCGGGGCGCTCGATCCGCGTGCGGCGGCGGCCGTGCAGTGCGCGCGGCTGCTCGCCTCGGTGCAGCGCAAGAAGATCAGCACGTACATGATGCTGCGCGCGTTCGGGGTCGTCGGGAGCGAGGCGCTGCGCGGGGCGCTCGCCGCGCAGGGCGAGGACGGCGCGGCCGCGTTCCGCAAGCTGGCCGGGCTCGGGAATCCCAAGCCGAGGGAGTTCTCCTCGCGGACGTTGTCCAAGGTGCAGGAGGCCTGCCGGGAGGCGCAGGAGCCCGTCGACGAGCAGACGCTGCTGATAGCGATGCTCACCGACGAGGACTCCACGGCGCGGACGATGCTGCGGCGCCTGGGGGTGGCGCCGGATCTGGTCATTCAGTCGTTGCAGGCTCCTTCTCCGGAGGCTTCGGCGGCTTCGGATTCTGCGGATGCTGCGGATTCTGCGGGGGCGTCGAAGACTCCGCGGACTCCGGACTCTCCGTAA